A genome region from Melospiza melodia melodia isolate bMelMel2 chromosome 28, bMelMel2.pri, whole genome shotgun sequence includes the following:
- the RABIF gene encoding guanine nucleotide exchange factor MSS4 — protein sequence MAAPCAEMEPAAPPASAPAAPAAAPGSAGLVCAEGRNLRAVLCQRCGSRVLLPGAATFARRELLLPAMRKKAAAAAAGGGGDVLREHWLVRDMFSFENVGFTRDVGNVKFLVCADCEAGPIGWHCLDDKDSFYVALERVAHE from the exons ATGGCGGCGCCCTGCGCGGAGATGGAGCCGGCGGCGCCTCCGGCCTCTGCCCCCGCCGCTCCCGCGGCCGCGCCGGGCTCGGCCGGGCTCGTGTGCGCGGAGGGCCGCAACCTGCGGGCCGTGCTGTGCCAGCGCTGCGGCTCCCGGGTGCTGCTGCCCGGCGCCGCCACCTTCGCCCGCCGAGAG CTCCTCCTGCCCGCCATGAGGAagaaggcggcggcggcggcggcgggcggcggcggggacgTGCTGCGGGAGCACTGGCTGGTGCGCGACATGTTCTCCTTCGAGAACGTGGGCTTCACCCGCGACGTGGGCAACGTCAAGTTCCTGGTGTGCGCCGACTGCGAGGCGGGGCCCATCGGCTGGCACTGCCTGGACGACAAGGACAGCTTCTACGTGGCGCTGGAGCGCGTGGCCCACGAGTGA